One window of the Lepeophtheirus salmonis chromosome 7, UVic_Lsal_1.4, whole genome shotgun sequence genome contains the following:
- the LOC121122075 gene encoding piggyBac transposable element-derived protein 2-like isoform X2, whose protein sequence is MMELIEDDEQNNQEDVGALTPGNSKDKPNSVPKKSQPKSKQRNRRETPLWKFVSTDQTNLYALQENPNKPLKLNVNELEQFIGTLLAMYIVKLSNSRLYWSNNLQCEMVTEAFSRDRWEQIKSNLHCNDNSQAPKYGDPNYDKLYKIRPLINHLQSKFRKIPMPQMLCVDEQFVLSKENLL, encoded by the exons ATGATGGAACTAATAGAGGATGACGAACAAAATAATCAGGAAGATGTTGGTGCATTGACACCTGGAAACTCTAAAGATAAGCCAAATTCAGTTCCTAAAAAATCACAACCTAAATCCAAACAAAGAAATCGGCGTGAGACACCTCTGTGGAAATTTGTTAGTACAG ATCAAACAAATTTGTATGCCTTGCAAGAAAACCCCAACAAACCCTTGAAACTCAATGTGAATGAGTTGGAACAATTCATTGGAACCCTTTTAGCTATGTATATAGTAAAATTATCAAACTCTCGACTTTACTGGAGCAATAATCTCCAATGTGAAATGGTTACAGAGGCATTCAGCAGAGATCGATGGGAACAAATAAAGTCAAATCTCCATTGCAATGACAATTCACAAGCTCCAAAATATGGTGATCCTAACTATgacaaactttacaaaataaggCCTCTGATCAATCATTTGCAAAGTAAATTTAGGAAAATTCCCATGCCACAGATGCTCTGTGTAGATGAACAATTTGTCCT